GGCCCTCGACCGCACCCTGCATCCGGAAGAGGCCGCGGCCCGCGCCGCCGATCCTGTGCTCCGCGCCCAGGACCGGACGGTGCGCGAGAGCTTCTCCACGGCCATCGTCCACGGGATGATCTTCACCCTGGTCGTGCTGGTGGCGGGTTTCGTGCTGATGCTGATGGTGCCCGCCGCGCCCCTGCGCGAGAGCCCGCTGCGTCCGGGCGCCAAGGTCGAGCCCAAGCCAGAGGCGGCGGAGTAGGCCTACAGGAAGCTGTACGGGTCCACGTCGATCGACACCCGGATCGCACCGGGCGGCCGCACCCGGGCCCGCCAGGTGGCCAGGTAGGCGGAGAGGTCCACCGTGCGGTCGGCCCGAACCAGGAAGCGCTTGCGGCGGCGCCCGCGCACCAGGCCCAGGGGCGCGTCGGCGGGACCGTAGACCTCCACCCCCTCGGCGTTGGGCGCCGCCTCGGCCATGGTCCGCACGAAGGCCTCCAGGGCCTGAGGGTCGGGGCCCGAGACCACGATCGCCCCCAGCCGGCCGAACGGCGGCAGCTTCATGATCTCGCGCTCGGCCATCTCGGCCTCGACGAAGGCGTCGCGGTCCTGGGCCTTGAGCGCCTGCATCACCGCGTGCTCCGGGGCGTAGGTCTGCAGCAGGGCGCGGCCCGGCCGGTCCTTGCGCCCCGCGCGCCCCGTGGCCTGGGCCAGCAGTTGATAGGTCCGCTCGGCGGCCCGCAGGTCGCCGCCGCGCAGGCCGAGGTCGGCGTCGACCACCCCCACCAGGGTGAGCTTGGGGAAGTTGTGGCCCTTGGCGGCGGCCTGGGTGGCCACCAGGATGTCGATCTCGCCGTCGGCCATCGAGGCCACCAGCCGCCGCGCCTCCTTGGCGTCCCAGACCGTGTCGGACGAGAAGACCGAGATCCGCGCCTGCGGGAACAGCCCCCGCGCCTCCTCCTCCACCCGCTCCACGCCCGGGCCGATGGAGGTCAGGCTGTCGCGGGCCCCGCAGTGGGGACACTTGTCCGGCTTGGGCATGGAGAAGCCGGTCAGGTGGCAGACCAGGCGGCCGGTGTAGCGGTGCTCCACCAGCCACGAGTCGGTGTCGGGCGACGTCATGCGTTCGCCGCAGGCCTTGCACAGCACCAGGGGCGCATAGCCCCGGCGGTTCAGGAACAGCAGGGTCTGCTCGCCGGCGGCGAAGGTCTCGACCATGGCCTGGACAAGTGGGGGCGAAAGCCAGCGGCCGGTCTCCGGCGGGGTCTCCCGCAGGTCAATCAGCGAGATGTCCGGCAACCGCGCCACCCCATGGCGCGAGGAGAGCTTCAGCCAGCGATAGCGGCCGGTCTCGGCGTTGCGCAGGCTCTCCAGGGACGGGGTCGCGGAGGCCAGCACGACGGCCGCGTCCTCGATCTTGCCCCGCGCCACCGCCAGGTCGCGGGCCTGGTAGATGAAACCCTCGTCCTGCTTGTAGGAGCTGTCGTGCTCCTCATCGACGACGATCAGGGCAAGCCTGGTGAACGGCAGGAACAACGCCGAGCGGGCGCCGACCACGATGCGGCAGCCTCCGGTGGCCACCGCCTCCCAGACCCTGCGGCGCATGGGCGGAGCGACGTCGGAGTGCCATTCGCCGGGCCGGGCGCCGAACCGGCTCTCGAAGCGGGCGATCACCGCCTGAGTCAGCGCGATCTCTGGAAGCAGCACCAGGACCTGGGCGGCGGGGTCGCGGGCGAGGGCCTCGGCCGCGGCTTCCAGATAGACCTCGGTCTTGCCGGAGCCGGTCACCCCGTCCAGCAGGGCGACGTTGAAGCCGCCTTCCCGAACCATGGCCTTCAGGGCCTCGGCGGCGGCGGCCTGGCTGGCGTTCAGCGGATGGCCGGCCAGGGCGAGATCAGGTTCGGGGTAGCGAACCTCGGGGACGATCAGCCTCATGACCAGGGCGCCGTCGTCCACCAGCCCCTTGACCACGCTCGACGAAACCCGGGCCGCCCGGGCCAGGTCGGCCGGCGACAGGGGCTTGATGGCGGCCTCCAGCACCCTGGCGCGGGCGGGGGTCATCCGGGCGGGGGCGGCGCCCGTGAGCTCCATCACCTTTTCCGGCCTGGCCTTGGGCGCGCGGGCGCCGCGGGTGGCGATAGCCAGCGGCGATCCCGGCGAATCCACCGAATAGCGCGCCGCCCACTGGATGAACTCCAGGGTTCCCGGCGGCAGGGGGGGATCGTCCAGCTTGGCCTCGATCAGCTTCAGCGGCCGGTTGCCGCCGGCGGCCTCGCGCAAGGCCGTGACGACGCCCCGCAGCAGTCGGGGCCCCAGGGGCGCGGCCACCTGGTCACCGACTTGCAACTCCATGCCCTCGGGTTCGGCATAGTCGAACGCCTCCGGCAGGGGCATGGGCAGGAGGACGGAGGCGATGCGGCTCATGGTCCCGTCCACATAGGCTGGTCCGCGGCGCCCGCAACCGCTAAACAGCCCGCCGAACCCCGCGCCAGAAGGTCACCCATGCAGCTCTTTCTCGACACCACCGACACGGCCGTCCTCAAGGATCTCGCCGCCACCGGCCTGGTCGACGGGGTGACCACCAATCCGACCCTGATCGCCAAGTCCGGCCGTCCCATGCTGGAGGTCATCGCCGAGATTTGCGACCTCGTCGAGGGCCCCGTGAGCGCCGAGGTCGCGGCGACCGACGTGGCCGGCATGCTGGCCGAGGGCGCCAAGCTCGCCGGTGTCGCCCCCAACGTCGTCGTCAAGGTGCCGTTGACCCGCGACGGCCTGATCGCCACGGCCGAGTTCGCGGTCCAGGGCATCGCCACCAATGTCACCCTGTGCTTCTCCGCGGCCCAGGCCCTGCTGGCCGCCAAGGCCGGCGCCACCTACATCTCGCCGTTCATCGGCCGCCTCGACGACTACGGCATGGAGGGGATGGACCTGATCAGCGAGATCCGCGCCATCTACGACAACTATGAATTCGACACCGAAATCCTGGCCGCCTCGATCCGAAATCCCGGCCACGTAACGGCTGCGGCGCTGGCCGGGGCCGACTGTGCGACCATTCCGCCCAATGTTTTCTTGGACCTCTTCAAGCACCCGTTAACCGAGAAGGGGCTTGAGATGTTCATGAGCGACTGGGCCAAGACGGGTCAGTCCATCCTGTAAAACACGGGGACTGAGCATGGACGGCGCGCAGGCGAAGGATCACGGTTTGGGATCCGACGAGGTTCGGGCCTTCCTGGCCGACAATCCACAGTTCCTGCGCGACGACCCGGCCCTGCTGGCCGAGCTCGGCCTGCGCCCCGACGCGGCCAATGTGCTCGACTTTGGGCCCGCGGCCCTGGCCCGGGTGCACGAGGCCCACAAGCGCGAGGCGGGCGCCCGCAAGCGCCTGGAAGCCACTGCCCGCGCCAACTTCGCCGCCCAGGCCCAGACCCACGGCGCCGTGGTCGACCTGCTGGAGGCCCGCAACCACGCCGACCTGGCCCGCCGGGTCGACGAACTGGCGCAA
This genomic stretch from Phenylobacterium sp. LH3H17 harbors:
- the fsa gene encoding fructose-6-phosphate aldolase, whose protein sequence is MQLFLDTTDTAVLKDLAATGLVDGVTTNPTLIAKSGRPMLEVIAEICDLVEGPVSAEVAATDVAGMLAEGAKLAGVAPNVVVKVPLTRDGLIATAEFAVQGIATNVTLCFSAAQALLAAKAGATYISPFIGRLDDYGMEGMDLISEIRAIYDNYEFDTEILAASIRNPGHVTAAALAGADCATIPPNVFLDLFKHPLTEKGLEMFMSDWAKTGQSIL
- a CDS encoding primosomal protein N' codes for the protein MSRIASVLLPMPLPEAFDYAEPEGMELQVGDQVAAPLGPRLLRGVVTALREAAGGNRPLKLIEAKLDDPPLPPGTLEFIQWAARYSVDSPGSPLAIATRGARAPKARPEKVMELTGAAPARMTPARARVLEAAIKPLSPADLARAARVSSSVVKGLVDDGALVMRLIVPEVRYPEPDLALAGHPLNASQAAAAEALKAMVREGGFNVALLDGVTGSGKTEVYLEAAAEALARDPAAQVLVLLPEIALTQAVIARFESRFGARPGEWHSDVAPPMRRRVWEAVATGGCRIVVGARSALFLPFTRLALIVVDEEHDSSYKQDEGFIYQARDLAVARGKIEDAAVVLASATPSLESLRNAETGRYRWLKLSSRHGVARLPDISLIDLRETPPETGRWLSPPLVQAMVETFAAGEQTLLFLNRRGYAPLVLCKACGERMTSPDTDSWLVEHRYTGRLVCHLTGFSMPKPDKCPHCGARDSLTSIGPGVERVEEEARGLFPQARISVFSSDTVWDAKEARRLVASMADGEIDILVATQAAAKGHNFPKLTLVGVVDADLGLRGGDLRAAERTYQLLAQATGRAGRKDRPGRALLQTYAPEHAVMQALKAQDRDAFVEAEMAEREIMKLPPFGRLGAIVVSGPDPQALEAFVRTMAEAAPNAEGVEVYGPADAPLGLVRGRRRKRFLVRADRTVDLSAYLATWRARVRPPGAIRVSIDVDPYSFL